The window TTTTTATCCAGCCGGGAGAGAGCCTGTTGAACGGATATCCCCGGAACGTCGCCAAGAGTGATGTGTGTATCTGATTTTTTTTCAAATTTCTCCGGCAGGGGCCTGTTTCCGGGTTTGATCCACCGGGAAAGGGCCTGGAACAGCTCTTTTAAATCAATGGGCTTGCTCACATGGGAATTCATGCCCACAGCCATGGCCTTTTCCCGGTCCCGGGGCATGGCAGAGGCCGTCATGGCCACAATGGGCAGCTCCTGGGCTGTTTTATGCCGCCGTATTTCACGGGTGGCCTGGTACCCGTCCATCACCGGCATTTGAAGGTCCATGAAAACCAGATCAAAATCCCGGGACAGTGACATGGAGAGGGCTTGTTCTCCATTATTTGCAATTTGCACCACAAAACCGGCACCTTCCAGAATTTCCCTGGCAACCTGCTGGTTGATGTCATGGTCCTCGGCCAGAAGGATATTGGCCCCCAGAATGGTTCTGGGCAGCTTTTGCTCGTCTCTTTCCTGGCTATATACCAATTTCTGATGGCCAAAGGCCCTGAGCAGGCTGTTAAACAGCTGGGAGGAGGTGGTGGGTTTTACAATAATACATTCAATTCCCATATCTCTTGCCCGGGAACGAACCTGCTCATCTTCTCCGGTGCAGGCCAGAATCATTTTGGGCCGGCTGTGGGCCTGGGTAACCCCGTGAATCTTGCGGACAGTTTCAAACCCGTCCATGTCAGGCATCTGAAGATCAACCAGCACAAGGTCATAGGGCTGCTGGGCCTCAGTAATTATGGAAAGCCCTTCTTCTCCGGACCCTGCACCCTGGGCGGTTATGGAAAAATTGTTAAGCATCTGGATAAAGATCTGGCGGGATGCGGGATTATCATCAATGACCAGCACCGTGATTCCGGCCATGACCTCATCCAGCTTGGGCAGCTCAGGTGCCTCATTAGGCCCGATATCCATGGGAATGGTAAAGGAGAAGGTACTGCCTTTCCCGGCCGTGCTTTCAAGAAATATTTCACCGCCCATCATTTCAACAATTCGTTTTGAAATGGCAAGTCCCAGGCCTGTGCCTCCATATTTTCGTGTTGTGGAGGAATCGGCCTGGCTGAATGCTTTGAACAGCTTGTTCTGCTGTTCCGGCGTCATACCGATACCGCTGTCCGTGACACAGAATTTTAGCACAGCCTGATCTTTTTCCATCTCCAGCATATCCACAGACACAATGATGTGACCTTTATCGGTAAATTTCACGGCATTGTTGCCAAGATTGACCAGGACCTGATTCAACCTTAGCGGGTCGCCTTTCAGGATATTGGGAATCCGGGGATCTATCCTGAACAGCACCTCCAGGTCTTTTTTGGCAGCCGCTTTGACTGTAATCAGATCCGCAAATTTTCCCATGGTGTCATCCAGGCTGAAATCCACAATTTCCATGTCCATCTTACCGGCTTCTATCTTGGAGAAATCCAGGATATCGTTGATCAGGTTCAGCAAGGACTTGGCAGAGGAATCAATTTTGGCCGCATAATCCATCTGTCTTGTATCCAGACTGGTCTGCATGATCAGATGAGTCATGCCGGTGATGGCATTCATAGGGGTCCGGATTTCATGGCTCATATTGGCCAGAAATTCGCTTTTTGCCTTGTCTGCGGCCAGCGCATTCTGCTTTTCCTCCCTGGCAACGGCCACGGCCTGGGCCAATTTTTCATGGCTTTCCATCAAAGAGGCTTCCGCCTGTTTCCTCAAGGTGATATCCCTGAAAACAATCACCGAACCTTTGGCCTGACCATCCTTTTCTATCCGGGTGCTGGAATAACGAACCGGAAAAAAGGTGCCGTCCTTCTGCCAGAGCACCTCCTCCTGGGCACTGTGCGGGTCCGTGATATGCGCACGACACATAGAACACTCTTCATAGGGATAAGGGGTATGATCCGACCTGGTGTGGTGGATGGTGTGGTGGACAGACCGGTTTAAAATCTGACCCTCTTCAAGGTTGAGCATATCCAACGCCGCCCGGTTTATAAAGGTGCAGTTTCCTTTATCGTCCTGGCCGATAATCCCCTCCCCCGCAGAATCCAGAATCAGCCGCTCATGTTCCTCGGCAATCCGAAGCGCCTGTTCGGCCTGTGTTCTGTGTTCCACCTCTTTTTTAAGCTTAGCGTTGGAAAAAAGAATAATGCCCAGAATGGTGCATGAAACAAGAGCCATCCCGGAAATCCATTTCCACAGAAGGGTCCAGTTCATTTTGTGCTCAAACTGCATGCGGACCCAGTCATCCTTGATCCTGTTTTTTTCAGATTCCGGCATGTTTGCCAGAATTTTGTCCAGGATGGAGACCAGTTGGGGCCAATCCTTTCGCACCCCCATGGAGAGTTCAAACTTGTAGGGGGTCACAGCGGATATTTTGATATTGGCCAGCCCGGTCTGTCTTGAACAATAGGTAATGGAGGCAAGGTTTCCCACAAAGACATCCGCTCTGTTTCGGCTGATCTGCCTGAGCCCCTCGGTCACCGACTCAACGGGTGAAAGTTTAAGTCCAGGAAAATCTTTGTTAAGAATTTCCTGGGACACATACCCATCCACCACGACAATTGTTTTGCCCTTCAGGTCTTCAAGGCCACTGATAAACGGGAAGTCCGTTCTTGCGGCAATGACCATGGGGAAAGACAGATACGGATTGGTAAAATTAAGAAACTTTGCCCGGTTGGGGCTGGGGGTAATGCAGGGAAACAGGTCAATTTCTTTTTGCAGCCCTTTGTCCAGGGCCTGTTGCCAGGTTAGACCGGTCTGAGGTTCCATGGAGATATTGAGTCTTTTTTCCACGTTTTTAATATATTCGGACGCCAGGCCGGAATATCCGTATTCCCTGGAGTAGAATTCAAACGGCGGCCAGGCGGGATCAATTCCCAGCCTTAAGACCGGGCGGGATTTCAGAAAATCCTTTTCTTCGGGTGAGAGCAGAAGCATGGTGTCCTGGCCCATATTCTCCAGATCTTCCATCCAATGCTCGTTGATCAGCCGGTGGGATTCCTGGGAGATATTTTCAATGGCTTTATTGACGGATGACACCAAAAGGGGCCAGTCCTTCCGGATTCCAAGGCAGAGTCGGGATTCCGGCCAGGGCGCCGGAGCGGCAATTTTGAGCGTATCAACACCCTTTTCATTCAACAGATATTTGATGACCATGAGATTGCCGACATAGGCATCGGCTGTACCGTTGGCTACACTATCAAGGGCATTGACCGTATTATTGACCGTTTGAAGTATGACTTCAGGATATTGTTCCTTCAATCTGGACTGTAAAAAGTACCCGTCCTCAATGGCCAGGGTTTTCCCGAACAGATCTTCAATCCCGGTAATGGCAGGCGTCTGTTTTTGGGTTACAATCACATAGGGACTGACAAAATAGGGGGCGCTGAAAGAGAGCCATTGCTCACGCTCCTTGTTTTTGACAATGCAGGTCATGCCGTTTGCTTTACCCGCTTTGATCAACTGGATCATCTGATTCCAGGGATAGTCGCAGATGACTTCAAACCGGATTCCCAGGCGGCGTCCGATCAGGTTTATATAGTCCGCAGCCACCCCTTTATACCGGCCGGTGGGATCTGAAAAGCCAATGGGCGGCCATCCGGCATCCCCCAACAGCGGAATCACCTGGTGGGTTCTCAGCCAGGCTTTTTCTTCCGGGGTCAGGATATTGGCCATGGTGTTGTTTCCATACTGTCTCAGGGAGGGATCTTTGATCCAGCGCGCTTCGATATCGGCCAGTTCAACATCGGACATGGCGGCAAGGCCTTTGTTCACCGTCTCTAATAAAGCCGGATTATTTTTGGCCACACCCGCATAAATGGGCTGGGTCATTTTGCCCTGGGACAGAAGACCGTACCCCCCTTGCTCTCCCCGTCGTTCAAGCTGGGCCGAGACATAGGGCAGTTCTGCGAAAAAGATGTCAAAGGCCCCCTGGGAAGCCTCCTGGAGAAGGTCCTGATCCGTGGGCTGCACCAGAAAGGACGTTTCGCTTGCCCGTATATGATTTAATTGAATGGTACCGGCATCTGTCCCGATAATCTTTCCCTGTAAGTCGGCCAGTGTTTTGGGGGCATCCGGTCCAAGTTTGTAAAAAAAACCGCTTTCCATCCTGTAGAAGGCTTGGGAGAATGCAATTGTTTTTTCCCGGTCTCTGGTCTTGCTCAGGCCGGAATGGATATCTGCCCGTCCATCCTTGATGGCCTTTAATGAATCTTCCCAGCTGAAAAATTTAATATTTATTTTGCAGCCGGTTTTGGCGGCCCACAGCCGCCATACATCCACCAGCATACCGGACGGATGCCCCCCGGCACTGATCATGGACATGGGCGGGTACTCATTGGAGCAGGCAATGGTCAGTGCATTGACTGCAAGATCCTGGGATCTGCCGGTCCATTTGCGGAAAACAGCGGCCTTGTCAGCCTGTGGTATCTTTTGCATACCGTTTCGCACAACCTGAGCCAGGGCGTCATTACCTTTGCGTACGGCGCAAAGCCAGTCCGCTTCGTAAAGGGGTTCCTGATCAAAATACCGATACTCGTTCAGTATCCCCTTTTGTTTGAG is drawn from uncultured Desulfobacter sp. and contains these coding sequences:
- a CDS encoding transporter substrate-binding domain-containing protein — translated: MNSNRSITAVLYILAIFFVFDFAANTCLANSPPKQVAVAVGTDSIPYYFLDQENHPAGLVVDIWNIWSAQTGIKVVFKPVPFYQTLIAVQNGDADVHAGCFFSQERSKTLDFVTPVVKVRTHFFVKKNILGIKRLNDLRGFRIGIIRGDAAIDYVKQKIPDATLAVYPDNQSLFNAVKSGDVIAFVKDTNIALAMLKQKGILNEYRYFDQEPLYEADWLCAVRKGNDALAQVVRNGMQKIPQADKAAVFRKWTGRSQDLAVNALTIACSNEYPPMSMISAGGHPSGMLVDVWRLWAAKTGCKINIKFFSWEDSLKAIKDGRADIHSGLSKTRDREKTIAFSQAFYRMESGFFYKLGPDAPKTLADLQGKIIGTDAGTIQLNHIRASETSFLVQPTDQDLLQEASQGAFDIFFAELPYVSAQLERRGEQGGYGLLSQGKMTQPIYAGVAKNNPALLETVNKGLAAMSDVELADIEARWIKDPSLRQYGNNTMANILTPEEKAWLRTHQVIPLLGDAGWPPIGFSDPTGRYKGVAADYINLIGRRLGIRFEVICDYPWNQMIQLIKAGKANGMTCIVKNKEREQWLSFSAPYFVSPYVIVTQKQTPAITGIEDLFGKTLAIEDGYFLQSRLKEQYPEVILQTVNNTVNALDSVANGTADAYVGNLMVIKYLLNEKGVDTLKIAAPAPWPESRLCLGIRKDWPLLVSSVNKAIENISQESHRLINEHWMEDLENMGQDTMLLLSPEEKDFLKSRPVLRLGIDPAWPPFEFYSREYGYSGLASEYIKNVEKRLNISMEPQTGLTWQQALDKGLQKEIDLFPCITPSPNRAKFLNFTNPYLSFPMVIAARTDFPFISGLEDLKGKTIVVVDGYVSQEILNKDFPGLKLSPVESVTEGLRQISRNRADVFVGNLASITYCSRQTGLANIKISAVTPYKFELSMGVRKDWPQLVSILDKILANMPESEKNRIKDDWVRMQFEHKMNWTLLWKWISGMALVSCTILGIILFSNAKLKKEVEHRTQAEQALRIAEEHERLILDSAGEGIIGQDDKGNCTFINRAALDMLNLEEGQILNRSVHHTIHHTRSDHTPYPYEECSMCRAHITDPHSAQEEVLWQKDGTFFPVRYSSTRIEKDGQAKGSVIVFRDITLRKQAEASLMESHEKLAQAVAVAREEKQNALAADKAKSEFLANMSHEIRTPMNAITGMTHLIMQTSLDTRQMDYAAKIDSSAKSLLNLINDILDFSKIEAGKMDMEIVDFSLDDTMGKFADLITVKAAAKKDLEVLFRIDPRIPNILKGDPLRLNQVLVNLGNNAVKFTDKGHIIVSVDMLEMEKDQAVLKFCVTDSGIGMTPEQQNKLFKAFSQADSSTTRKYGGTGLGLAISKRIVEMMGGEIFLESTAGKGSTFSFTIPMDIGPNEAPELPKLDEVMAGITVLVIDDNPASRQIFIQMLNNFSITAQGAGSGEEGLSIITEAQQPYDLVLVDLQMPDMDGFETVRKIHGVTQAHSRPKMILACTGEDEQVRSRARDMGIECIIVKPTTSSQLFNSLLRAFGHQKLVYSQERDEQKLPRTILGANILLAEDHDINQQVAREILEGAGFVVQIANNGEQALSMSLSRDFDLVFMDLQMPVMDGYQATREIRRHKTAQELPIVAMTASAMPRDREKAMAVGMNSHVSKPIDLKELFQALSRWIKPGNRPLPEKFEKKSDTHITLGDVPGISVQQALSRLDKNEALYLDLLDKFRRNYALADRDLRALIEKGQDEEARRMAHSIKGVAGNIGMTGLQRAAGNLETAFRDKIKAEYNALMTLFSQELPVVLSSVDQLTGSVVKDAPLPEGMEIKSEKELAVMLNELVPFVKKREAKPAKDRMKEITALAWPKNFEPDVTELGRLIAGYQFKPAAEIIEKVLVELNVLG